Sequence from the Candidatus Paceibacterota bacterium genome:
TCCCTCCTTTATTCCGTTATCCGCGCCCGAATCTATTATAAGGCTGTCATAAATACCGTACCCGGGACGTTCCAAAATCAACGCGGCCGCCATTTTACTGTCGGGGCTGACGTGATTCAAAACTTCGTTCAAAATTTTATTTTCTTTAAAAATCTCTTCGGCAATAATATTTTTTGATTCAAGTTCTTTGGTTTTTTCTTTTAAAAATTCATTTTCCTTTTTGAGAGCGGCGTTATCGCCAAAACCGGAAAAAAATCGCCCTGTTGTCGAAAAGATTTTATTTTTCGCCGAAAAAACAGGTTTGAAAACCGACAAAAAAGTTTTTGCCACGGAAGAAGTAGCTTGAGGAAAACTGCCCTTTACCGCGATAAGCGTCAAAAAAAGCGCAATCAAAGCGCCGACGAAAATTAACGGATATTTATTCTTTTTTTTAGTTGGATGGTGGAGATACATTTTCTTCGTCCTGGTCTATAAAAATATCTTTCATGGACTCGATATCTTCAAGAATTATTCCGGCGCCGCGCACTACCGCAGTGACGGCATCTTCGGCAAGATGAACGGGAATTTTAACTTCCGCTTCTATAAATTCCGGAAGCCCTCTCAAGTAAGCGCCTCCGCCGACAAGATATATTCCTCTATGCATTATATCGGAAAGTAATTCCGGAGGAGAAAGTTCAATCACATCTTTTACCGCTTTTGATAAAGCCGAAAGGGATTTTGAAATAGCGTCACGGACATCGCCATCGGTGATTATCGCTTCTTTTGGAAGACCTGTTATCAGATCCCTTCCCCTCACTGTAGCCTCGACGGTTTCTCCGAGAGGAATTGCCGAACCTATGGCTATTTTTATATCCTCCGCGGTTCTTTCTCCCAAAAGAAGTTTAAATTCATCCCTGGCATAATTAATAATGTCCTGATTTAATCTATCGCCTGCTATCCTTAAATTTTTTGAAACAACGATGCCGCCAAGCGAGATAATTACGATATCCGTTGTTCCGCCGCCGATATCTATAACCATATTTCCAACCGGTTCTCTTATGGGAAGCCTTATGCCGATTGCCGCCGATAATGGTTCTTCAACAAGATAGACTTTGCGCGCGCCCGCGCCTTTTGCCGCGTCATACACCGCGCGCCTTTCGACTTCGGTTATTTTGGAAGGAACGCCGACAACAACACGGGGTCTGGCAAAATGCTTAAGGGAATCTTTGTGCACGCTTTTAATAAAATAAGAAATCATTTCTTCGGTTATTTCAAAATCGGAAACAACGCCTTCAACAAGAGGCTTGACGGCAATTATGTGTCCGGGCGTTCGGCCAATCATTTTTTTCGCTTCATTTCCAATTGCCACAACCTGTCCGGTTTTTTGGTTAATGGCGACAACGGACGGCTGATTGATGACTATTCCCTTGCCTCCCACATAAACAAGAGTCGTGGCTGTACCAAGATCTATGCCGATATCATGAGAAAATAAACCGAAAAATTTGTTGAACATGTTTAAACGAAAAAATCCAAATTTTACTCCCAAGCGAACAATTCTTCTTTATTTATCATTTTCGCTTCTTTTTCATTTCTCTTTTTTATCTCCGCCTTCCCCGTTTTTTCCGTTTTTTCACTCACTACTATCCTCCACGGAATACCGAATAAATCGGCATCTGAAAATTTTTCTCCGGGGCTTTTGTCTTTTCTGTCATCATATAGTACTTCAATGCCTTTTTTCTGTAAATCCTCGTAAATTTTTTCAGCCGCTTTTCGGATTTTTTCTTCAGAATCGGGATTTATCTCGACAATAATGGCCTTAAACGGCGCCACGGATTCCGGCCAGATTATGCCTTTTTCGTCATGGGACACTTCCACAACGGTGGCAACGAGCCGGCTTGGTCCGATACCGTAAGAAGCCATGATGACAGGCTTTTTCGCCCCGTTTTCATCGGAGTAAAAAAGCTTTAAAGGCTCGGAAAACTTAGTTCCAAGCTTAAAAATATTTCCTACCTCAATCGCCTGTTTTTCCAAAAGCTTTCCTTCCTCCCAGCCCAGATCTTTAAGTGTTTCCTCGTTATAGACTTCTTTATTTACAGCTCTTCCTTCTTTCTCGTTTACATAAATTGTGTCTTCGCCCACATCCGCCAAAACCTGAAATTCATCGGAATATTTTGAAAAAAGTCCTCCTGAAGCGAATGTTCTTATCGCTTTAACGCCGACGCGTTCAAAAATTTTTTCATACGCCGCGGCCGCTTTTTCATAATATTCGTCCAATTCTTTTTCATCGGCATGAAAGCTGTATAAATCTTTCATTAAAAATTCTCTGCCTCGCAAAAGCCCGGATTTAGCGCGCGCTTCGTTTCTGAATTTTGTCTGTATCTGATAAACAGCCTTAGGCAAATCTTTATACGATTGAATGAATTTTCTCGCCGTAAGCGTTATCGGTTCTTCGTGAGTAAAACCGAGCCCGTATTCTTTTCCGCTTCCATCTTTAAATTGGTACATCACTTCTTTCGCTTCTTTCCATCTTCCCGAAGCTTCCCATGTTTCTTTGTCCTGAAATACAGACATTAAAAGTTCTTGTCCGCCTATGGCGTCAATTTCTTCACGAATTATCTTGTTAATCTTATTTAGAACACGCAATCCCAAAGGCAAAAATTCGTAAACTCCCGCGGACACTTTTGAAACAAAACCCGCCCTGATTAAAAGCCGGGCATTTACCGCTGTCTCGTCCGAAGGCGCTTCTTTCAATGCTTTGGTGAAAAGTTGAGATAATTTCATCCCGTTAGAAATATTCCCGCTTTGGCGGGACATTAAACCAATAATTATCAATATCCATTTCGCCCGTTAGAAACATAAAATTTTGAATCTCTAGCGGGATTCATTGATTAAATAATATGGCAGAAATGGAAAAAAGAAAAGCCCGGCTAAAAGCTTTTCTTCAAAAACAAAACGGCTTATTAATCTAAAATAATTGCGCGATATCGCGGTAAGTAACCAAAACCATAAGCCCGATAAGAATCGCGAAACCGAGCCCGTTTGAAACGGAAACAACTTTTTGCGGGATAGGAGAACGTTTTATTGTTTCTATCACCAAAAAAAGCAATCTGCCTCCGTCGAGCGCAGGAAACGGCACAAAATTTATTATAGCGAGATTTATTGAAAGAAGTCCTAAAAGCTGAAGAAGATATGCAAATCCTGTTTGAGAAGCCGCGCCCACCAAACCTGCTATACCGACAGGCCCCATAACCTGAACTTCCGCCCCCTCTCCTTTTACAAGCTGCAAAACCATACTTCCTAGAGCTTTAGCCGTGGCGGAAATAATAAAAACAGTTTCCTTAAAACCTTCCGACATCGCCTTGTAAAAAGGCATTGGAACTATCGCTATATTCCCCATCGCTATTCCCAAAGCGCCGCGGCCGCCTTCCGGATTTTGATCCGGAACGGCAAAAACTTTGTAAATTTCATTTCCCCTGGCGTATTCCACTCCTATTTCCTCGCCTTTATGGTCCGCGATAAAATTTTGAACTTCCGAAATTCTTTGCGGTTTAAAAAGTCTGCCTTCGTAATAAAAATTCAATAAACTGTCGCCGGGCGCGATGCCCGCTTTTTCAGCCGGCGTTCCTTTTTGAACTTCCAGAACAGTTATGCTGCTTCCCGGTGTTCCGTCTTCAACAATCGTCGGCGCGCCGGCGGCGTTTACGGCGGAAAAAAGCATCCAAGCCAAAAGCAGATTGAAAAAAACTCCGGCGGCTAAAATCGCCGCTTTGGCGTACACAGGTCTCGCGCCAAAACTTCCGGGCTCTTTGGCGGAAGAATCCTCGCCTAAAATTTTTACGAAACCTCCCAAAGGAACGGCATTTACCGAATAAACCGTTTCTCCTTTTTTAAAACCGAAAAGGCGAGGAGGAAAACCAAACCCGAACTCCTCGACTTTAGCGCCGAAAATTCTTGCAAAAAGGAAATGTCCCAGTTCATGGGACAAAACCAATATCGCCAAAGCGGCTATAAATAATATAATTTCCATAAATCCGCGTTAATTTTTTATTTCATCTTTCTTTTTTTCCGCCATCTCTTCAAGTCTTTCGGAACACTCGTCAAATATTTTTTGGAGTTCGTCTTTAAAACGAAACTTATCGTCTTCGCTAAATTCTTTCTCTTTTTCTTTCTCTTTTATGTCTTTTAAAACATCGTCCCTTTCCCTTCTCATCGAAATTCTCGCTTCCTCAAGTTTTTCCGAAACAAGTTTCAAGAGAGCTGTTCTTCTTTCCGCGGTAAGATCGGGAAAAATGACTCGGATCGTTCCTTTTTCGGTAATAGCCTGAGCTCCCAAACCGGAAGCTCTTATCGCTTGTTCAACCGGTAAAACAGAATCGCTGTCCCACGGCTTTACAAGCAAAGTCCTGGCGTCCTCAACCGCTATGGAAGCAACTCCCTTCAGCGGATTTTTAGCGCCATAATAATCAACTTTCACGTTTTCTATCAACGCGGGGGTGGCGCGGCCGGTACGTATAAGAAAAATTTCATTCTTAAACCACTCCTCTGTATCCACCGCTTTCTTTTTAAATTTTGTGAAATCGTAAGGCATTCTTCGTAATGCACTATCGCATTTAAAAAACGATAATGCAGTAATTTAAATGATAATCGATGTCCGTTAATTCCTTTTCCCGCCACGCGTCAGGGAAAGCACGCGAGAATGTTTATTACGGGATATGTTTTTATTATATCAAACAAATCCCCGGATTGAAAAGTTTTAAAAACATAATCTTAAAAATCAAACCTCATTTTGTTTTCGGTAAAAAATATGCCAAATGTTCCAAAACCATTTTCGGATAAGCGCCAGGGGAAAGGAGCATTTCTCGGCACTTCGCGGTTTCCTCCGCAATCTCCGCGTTTATAACCGCGCCCTTTAAAAAATCACCGTTCAAAACCTCCACAATTCCTCCGAGAAAAGATACCGCTTTCTGTTTATCCGATATAAACGGTTTTAAAATTTCCAGCCGCTTGTCAATCGTTGAATTCAAAAATTCCAAAATAAATTCCTTGTTTTCTGCCAATGAGGAAGCGGGTATTTCAAAATCTTCCGGGAAAAGCCTTGACCTAAGAGTACCGGGTATATTTTCTTTTGAGCCGGTAATGAGAAAAAAACGGCTATCCGCCGCCGGCTCTTCAAAAGTTTTAAGCAGAGCGTCGGAAGATTCCTTCGTAAAGAAATCGGCCATTACCACAAATACCCTGCCCTTCCCCGAAAAAGATTTTTGAGAAGACCATGTTCTTAAAAGTCGGCTATGGTCTATTGAAAGGGTGGCTGTTTCAAGAAGGAAAAAATCGGGATCGGAATTTATACTATCCCGCGTTTTTCCTAAAATTTCCGAAGCTGCGGCAATCGCCTTGTTTAAAGCCGTTTTTTTGTCGCCGGTAAAAAGGTATCCGTGTTTGAAGTCCATTTTCTATATTATTACCTGCTAAAGAAACAAAAACAAACCCTGCCGGAGAAAAAAAAGACGGGTTCTAAACGAACCCGTCCAACGCTGCTGCATGGGATATTGATTATAACGGATAACGTCCGCGTATGCGCGCGGATAAAAGGTCGATCCGGATTCGCCTTCGTCAGTTCTAATCCCCCATAACAGCCGCGATCCGGGCTCGATAAATTTTTATAGAAAGAACTTCAAACCCGGGTCGCGACTGTTAACTTTTATTTCAACATTACTTTTTAAAAAACTTAATAGCGGTTATTATTATAGCCGACTAAAAAAATCTGTCAAACCAAATTTGTTTTTCCTCAAACAAAGCGGATATAAAACTCCCATTGCGGATTAAAAACAAGAAAATAAAAAATTACCTTTTTGCCACGATGCTTCTCTTGTACGCGTCCAAATGCTCCAAAGCCACGCCAGTGCCTTTGGCGACACAAAGCAAAGAATCTTCGGCAACCTCCGCCCTGACCCCGGTAGAACGAAAAACAAGTTCGTCGATATTTCTCAAAAGCGAAACCCCTCCGCTCATCAAAATTCCCAAATCAATAATATCCGAAGAAAGTTCCGGCGGAGTTTCCTGAAGAACATGTTTTATCGCCTTTATTATTTCTTTAAGTTCAAACTCAATCGCTTTTACAACCTCATTCGTGGAAACTTCTGCGCTGCGAGGAAGACCGGTCAAAAAATCTCTTCCTTTAACGGTGCATTTAAGCTCGTCGTCAACCATGACAGCCGAACCTACCGCTATCTTTATCTCCTCGGCCGTTTTTTCGCCTATAGCCAAATTAAAAGCTTTCTTAACATAATTAATAATGGCTTGGTCAAGTTTATTGCCGGCAACTTTTACCGAAGTGGAAAAAACGATACCGCCCAAGCTTATAACGGCGGCATCGGTAGTCCCTCCTCCTATATCAACTATCATATGACCGCAAGCTTCGTGTATGGGAACTCCGGCGCCAATGGCAGCGAGTATCGGTTCTTTCACTACATAAGCCGAACGCGCCCCTGCTTTTACCGCCGCCTCGACTACCGCCCTTTTTTCGGTTGACGTTATTCCGGCAGGAACGGATATCATTACTTCCGGTTTAAAAATGTTAAATTTCCCGATGGATTTTCCGATATAATATTTAAGCATCGCTTCTGTCGCGCGATAATCGGCGATAACCCCGTCTTTAAGCGGACGATAAGTCATTATCGTATCGGGAGTTTTCCCGACCATGTCTTTGGCGTCATCGCCTACGGCAAGAATTTTATTGTCAGGAACGGATATGGCGACAACGGACGGTTCGTTTAAAACAATGCCTTTGCCATACACAAAAACCAAAGTATTCGCTGTCCCCAAATCTATTCCAAGTTTTCTGGCAAAAAACATAAAAGTTAAATGCGTTTTATTGTCGCGCCAATGTTTGAAAGGCGTTCCTCTATTTTTTCATATCCCCTGTCTATATTATAGATATTGCTTATTTCCGATTCTCCTTCCGCGGCAAGCGCCGCGGTAAGAAAAGCCAGCCCGGCTCTCAAATCAGGGCTTTCCATTTTTCTTCCCCTTAATTTTGTCGGACCTTCAATTATCGCCCTGTGGGGGTCGCAGATAATAATCTTCGCTCCCATTCTTTCCAAATCGTTTAAATAATTCAGGCGGCCGTCAAATACCGTTTCAAAAACCATGCTTTTGCCTTCTGCTTGCGTTAAAAGCACGGAAAAAGGCGCTTGCATATCCGTTGAAAAACCAGGGTATTCATGAGTTTTTATATCAACGGCCGTAAGCCGTTTCGGAGCGCTGATTAAAAGATAATCTTTGCCTATTTTAATATCAACCCCTGTTTCTTTTAAGGCGGAAAGTTCGGCTCGCATGTGAGAAGGGTCGCAATCGGATATTCTTAAATTTTTTCCCAAAATTGACGCGATAACCGCAAAGCTGCCCGCCTCCACCCTGTCTGGCGGAGTTTCAAAAACTCCTTTTTCCAAAAGTTTGCCCGATCTTCCGTTTATTTCGATCGTATTGGTTCCCGCTCCTTTTATGTCGGCGCCGCTGGCATTTAAAAAATTAGCGAGGACCGCTATTTCCGGTTCGCACGCCACGTTTCTCAAAATTGTCTTCCCGTAAGCCAGAACAGCGGCCATCATCAAAGTTTCGGTCGCCGTAACACTGGGAAGCTTAAAAAAAATATCCGCGCCTTTTAATTTTTTAGCTTCTATCCGATAAAAATTTGTTTCTTCAATGACACCAGCGCCCATCTCTTTGAAAGAGTCCAAGAAAACATCTATCGGTCTCTTCCCGATAACGCACCCGCCGGGATGCGGGAAAAAAACCCTGCCTTCGCGCGCCAGAATCGGTCCGGTTAATACGACAGAGGAACGGAGAAGCGTCGCGATTTTCAGATCCATTTCGGGCTTTATGCCGGAAGAAATTTTATAACGAAAAGTCCTGCCCTCTTCATGAAAGACTTCAACGCCCAAACTGCCAAGCAGGCAATTCATCTGCAAAAAATCTTCTATAAAAGGAACGTTCTTTAAAACAACTTCTTCCTTAAAAAGAACGGACGCGGCTTGAGCCTTAAGGACGGCATTTTTAGCTCCGTTGACGCGGAGAGTTCCTTCAAGTTTCTTCTTTTTTCCAAGCCCTTTAATCAAAAAAGAGTTCATTCCAACCGATTAAATTCAAAATTAAATATTAGTTTAAAAAACACCTGCTTCTGTGCTTTTAATTTCGCCTTTGCTATTTTATCCTAGACTTTTAGGCGTTTTTTTGCAAATATAATAAATATGATGACTCGCAGAAAAAGAAGGGTGTTTTTTCTTATATCGACAGGTGTTTTTCTGTTTGTGTCCCTTGCCGTCGTATTTTATAGCCAAGGGTACATGCTGGACAAAAATTACAAAATAACGCGCAAAGGAGGACTCTACATAAACACACCGATTGAAAATTCCGACATATATATAAACTTAAAGAAAGAAAAGACAACCAGTTTCTTAAACCGCGATTTGCTTATGTCGAATATTGAACCCAAAAAATATTCGATACTTATTGCCAAAGAAGGCTACTGGCCTTGGGCGAAGACGATAGAAGTCAAGCCGGGCATGGTTATAGAAGCAAGAGCGATAATGGTAAAAGAAAATCCACAGGGAGAATTTATCTTAAAAGGAAAATTCTCGCGCATCTGGTCTTCCCCATCGGAAAAAATAATTGCGCTGAAAGAAGAAAAAAACGGAGTTTTTGATTTGCTTTTCTATCTGCCGGAAAATAATGTTTTTCTCACCCCCCTCAATTCATCTTCAAAATATCTCTTGTCCTTTAAAAAAGAAATCTCCGGCGTATCTTTTGAAAACGGAAGCGTTTCCTTTAAAACGGAAAAGGGAAATATAAAAGCCGATTTTGATTTTTCAAAAAACAGCGTGTCCGCGACGCAGACGGACGTTCTTCCGGAAAAATCCGATTACGAGAAAACCGCGAGAAGAGGACAGGAAAAAATTTCATGGAATCCTGAAACAAACGAGGTTTTTGTGGAATGGCTGGAGAAAAACTCGACCCCTCCGCAATATATTTGCGAGGAAAAATGCGAATCTCCCATAAAGATATTCAAAAGCTTCTTGAAACTGAGGAACGCGGATTTCTTTCCGGGGAGACCGGATGTGGCAACGATAGCCGTGGGCAACGGAATTTACGCCCTTGAAATAGACGGAAGAGGAGGTCGCCTTATTTACCCTCTATACAAAGGCAAAGAACCGGATTTTGCCCTGCTTGGAAGCGAAAAAAACGTCTACATAATAGACGACGGTTCTCTTATAAAAATATCTTTGGAGTAATGAGCTTAAACCTGGTTAAAATTGTGCCAATCACAAAAGGCGCAGCCAAAGAACTTTTTTACTTTTCACAAAAAGACATAAAAAAAGGCTCGATAGTTTCCGCCGAAATAAGAAAAAAAGAAACTCCTTGCCTTGTTCTCTCTTCCGAAAGCATAAAAGACGCCAAGTCCAGAATAAAAAATTATTCTTATCCCCTAAAAAAGATTTCATCAGTAAAAGCTGATGGTTTTTTTACCGAAGAATTTATTGAAGCGGCAAAGGACACGGCCGATTATTTTCTCTCTGCCGCGGGCAATGTTGTAAAAGAACTTTGTCCGCAGGCTATTCTTGAAAATCCGCCGGCGGTAAAAGATGCCTTTTTGCAGGAATCGCTTCTAAAAAAAAGATTGCGCTCAAAAGAATTGCCCGGACTTTTATCGCTTCAGTCACCTCTTCCGAATAGAATAATTTTCTATAAAAACCTGATAAGGTCTGAATTCGCCAGAGGAAATTCAATATTTTTATGCCTCCCCACTTCCGCCGAGGCAATGCGTTTGTTTAAAGAAATTGAAAAAGGAATAGAACAGTTTTCATTCATCTTCACGGCAAAGACTTTAAAAAGGGACCTGAAAAAAAACTGGGCTAAAGTTATGGAAGAATCTCACCCTGTATTTATCACGGCAACCCCGCTTTTCCTTTCTGTTGCCAGAAAAGATATAAAAACTTTCATAATAGAAAACGAGGGTTCTTTCGCGTATAAAAAACCGCGAAGGCCTTTTTTAAATTTCAAAAAAGCAGCGGAAAATCTGGCGCGGCGGAACGAAGCGAAAATAATTTTTGCCGACGAGATACCCAGCGCGGAAATTCATTATAAAATCTTCGCGGGAAAAATTACGGCGGCAGCTCCGGTTCAAGAAAAAATAACATCCACCGCCGAGCAAACGCTTGTTGACGCTAAAAAACAGAAAACCGTCCTGAGCGAAAAGATAATAAAAATGGTTGAAGAAGCGTCAACAAATAATCAAAAAACCATACTTTTCATAAACAGGCGAGGTTTCGGATTGCAGACGATATGTGAAGACTGCGGAAAAATAATGGTCTGCCCAAGATGCGAAACGCCGCTTACCCTTCATAAAACTTCGGGGAATGAATTCTTGTGCCACAAATGCTTCAACAAAACTCCCGTCTTTGAAAGATGCCCTGACTGCGGAAGCTGGAGAATGAAAACTTTAGGCTGGGGCATACAGGCGGCGGAAGAAGAACTAAAAGAAAAATTCCATAATTTAAAAATTTTGAGGCTGGACGCCGATTCGGCAAAAACAAAAAAACAGGGTCGGGAAATTATGAAAAAATACGAAGATTCGCCCTCCGCGGTCTTAATAGCCACGGAAATGCTTTTCTCTTTCTGGGGCGAGGAAACGGACAATATCGGAATCGTATCCGTTGACAGCATGCTTTCTTTGCCGGATTTCAGGATAAACGAAAGAATTTTCCGGCTTCTATTCCTCTTGAAAACCCGCGCCAGAAAAACTTTTATTATCCAGACAAGGATGCCGGAAAATCCGATTTTTGAAAACGTTATAAAAGGAGACGCTTCCGGCTTTTATCGTTTTGAGCTGGATTCGCGAAAAAATTTTGGATACCCGCCGTTCAAAACTCTTATAAAAATAATTCTTGAAGGCAGAGACAAAAACACGGCGCAGAAAGAAATAACCTCTCTTGAAAAGAAACTGGAAGATTACAATCCGACAAGCTTTTCCGCGTTTACACCGAAAATAAAAAACTTCTACCGGTTTTTCACGCTTCTTAAAATAGAGCCGGGCAAGTGGCCCGACCAAGAGCAAAAACTTTTTGAAATTCTGTCTTCTCTGCCCCGAGAATGGAAAATAGACGTCGACCCGGAAAGTTTGCTGTAAGAAAACTCAAGACAAAAATTATTTACCAAGATAATTTTCAAAAGCCAAGACTAAATCATCAATAAGCCCGTATTTTTTATATTCTTTCGGGTCAATCCAAATATATTCTTCATGGTCTTCGCTTAATATTACCTTGTCCGAGCCGGCAAAACATTCAAAAAAAGTCCCGATAATTTGCCACTGCTCTTCCCTTACAACAGGCCTCCATTCATTAACAAAAAATGGTCGGCCAATTCTAACGCTAAGTCCCGTCTCTTCCTTAATTTCACGGATTAAATTTTCGTCAAATCTTTTTCCTGGCTTAACCCGGCCGCCTGCCACGTCAAATTTTCCCGCATTTGCCCCGTCCTTGTATTTTGCGGATTCTTTTAGCAATAACACCTTCCCGTTATAAATAATAAAGGCTTTTGTAGCGGCAAATAATTTAATTTCCATCTTATTTAAAATGGTACTCTTGGAATACGTTCAAATAAAGCCCTTCTTCTTTTCCAAAAACCCGAAAAGGCCCGTCATTCAAAAATATTTAAAATTCCCTATAATACAGGTATGGAAGAAACAGGAAACGAAAAAATCAAAATCTATCAAAAAGGCGAAAAAGTGCTCCGTGAAAAAGCGAAGAATGTTCCTGTTTCCGAGATAAAAAGCAAAAAAATTAAAGCTATACTAAAAAAGATGGCTGAAGCCGTTGCCGAAAACGAAGAAGCTGTTGCTGTTGCCGCTCCTCAGATAGGAGAAAGCCGGCGTATTTTTCTTATCTCGAAATGGGCGCTTAATTCGGAAAAAGAGAAAAAAGAATTTGAAGGACAAAACATAGTCTTCATAAACCCGAAAATAATCAAAGAGTCCCAAAAGAAAAAATCTGTTCCTGAATCCTGTCTCAGCGCCCCGAATCTTATGGGGGTTGTGGACCGCGCCGAAAAGATAAAAGTGGAAGCGTATGACGAAAACGGGGAAAAATTTGAACGCGGAGCTTCCGGCTTTTTTGCCCAGGCGATTCAGCATGAAATAGACCACTTGGACGGCGTGCTTTTTATAGATAAAGCCGAGAACCTGCAAAAATATAAAAAATAAAATACGCGCAAATAAATCCTTTATATGCAAAGTGGTTTCGAATATAAAGGATTTATTTGGTGTTATAATTTTTTGACACGGGTTTGTCAATCTGTTCTATATCAATTTGGTCAATATCTCTGCCTAGCCTACCCTTATATTCAATCAAATCAAACATTGGTATCACTTTTATTTTTATTCCAAATTCTGAGATACATTCGGCTTTATTAAAATCGATGTCTCTTTTTATCCAAACATTATTTTTTGTGTTCAAATATTCGGCACTATCTGCATCACAAAGTTCAATTTGTTGCCCATGATAATTTAAAATTTGATAAATTAACTTCCAGTGCGAACCCACATGATAATCGGGGCCAAACTGACTATATTCTTTTACAGCTTCAGCGATTTTAGCAAAACCAGAATTTGGAATAAAAATATCAATATCAGCTAACTCACGCGTTGATCCATAACATATCGCCGCTAAACCACCCTCGATTTGATAAGGAATATCACTGTTTTCTAAAATATCAACTATCCATTGAAGAGCTCTTGTTGTTTTTTTATTTTCCATGTAAGTGTCAAAAAAATATAATTTCCGATAACTCGATTACGCGCGAAGTGATTTCACTTATTATACATAATATCGCCAGTTTTATGAATATCATGTATT
This genomic interval carries:
- the priA gene encoding primosomal protein N'; translated protein: MSLNLVKIVPITKGAAKELFYFSQKDIKKGSIVSAEIRKKETPCLVLSSESIKDAKSRIKNYSYPLKKISSVKADGFFTEEFIEAAKDTADYFLSAAGNVVKELCPQAILENPPAVKDAFLQESLLKKRLRSKELPGLLSLQSPLPNRIIFYKNLIRSEFARGNSIFLCLPTSAEAMRLFKEIEKGIEQFSFIFTAKTLKRDLKKNWAKVMEESHPVFITATPLFLSVARKDIKTFIIENEGSFAYKKPRRPFLNFKKAAENLARRNEAKIIFADEIPSAEIHYKIFAGKITAAAPVQEKITSTAEQTLVDAKKQKTVLSEKIIKMVEEASTNNQKTILFINRRGFGLQTICEDCGKIMVCPRCETPLTLHKTSGNEFLCHKCFNKTPVFERCPDCGSWRMKTLGWGIQAAEEELKEKFHNLKILRLDADSAKTKKQGREIMKKYEDSPSAVLIATEMLFSFWGEETDNIGIVSVDSMLSLPDFRINERIFRLLFLLKTRARKTFIIQTRMPENPIFENVIKGDASGFYRFELDSRKNFGYPPFKTLIKIILEGRDKNTAQKEITSLEKKLEDYNPTSFSAFTPKIKNFYRFFTLLKIEPGKWPDQEQKLFEILSSLPREWKIDVDPESLL
- a CDS encoding NUDIX domain-containing protein gives rise to the protein MEIKLFAATKAFIIYNGKVLLLKESAKYKDGANAGKFDVAGGRVKPGKRFDENLIREIKEETGLSVRIGRPFFVNEWRPVVREEQWQIIGTFFECFAGSDKVILSEDHEEYIWIDPKEYKKYGLIDDLVLAFENYLGK
- the def gene encoding peptide deformylase, which encodes MEETGNEKIKIYQKGEKVLREKAKNVPVSEIKSKKIKAILKKMAEAVAENEEAVAVAAPQIGESRRIFLISKWALNSEKEKKEFEGQNIVFINPKIIKESQKKKSVPESCLSAPNLMGVVDRAEKIKVEAYDENGEKFERGASGFFAQAIQHEIDHLDGVLFIDKAENLQKYKK